From Chryseobacterium sp. H1D6B, a single genomic window includes:
- a CDS encoding T9SS type B sorting domain-containing protein, translated as MNKKLLFYFSLVLFCLSGKLLSQTYQLTGNPVNTTGWTMVSPTQVSTDFIQLTPDTNNQSGSIRLNDPINLKYCDKWRVEFDFRMDSNQTANGDGLAFWYLANPPVASVLGSGLGVSQNAVGLIVGLDTYNNTTTAVMSKVHVAYGQVANTTDSNNVEFFNVAGSSFHSPDLNTTQPFQGTTYKHVEVTAEVNPAAPTSWIIKITIDGNIICNQSFAPSGAAAAMTIGYFGFSASTGGNRSRHSIKNVKIYTDKVPILQNSVTQSFCPNPTTGSANVNLTSYNNQFVANPSNYTFTYYVLGSSTPIATPTNYQYNANTTITVVIKDNAGVLCDNADGKIILSLSPFSANNVTLTECNNNNIGSAIFNLTAANVTGVPGVTKKYYKTMADLNAGTNEITTPAAYTSSAGIVFVKVTTPQGCTGTAQITLSFHPLAVVNEATLRSCFIESAPTTGAFNLTTANISSQTGIIKKYYTTLSNALSGTSEIANPAAYVSTNTVIYVRVTDTNGCFIITKINLIVIPPVYSAVLKDKIICVDARTTLDAGPGFDSYEWSTGATTQSISNIPVGIYWVKLKTGNCFTIQPVKVTASVQPVISSIDITNNTITVNINGGTPPYKYSLDGINWQDSNVFSGLSRGEHKVFVKDFYNCEPIQVQITVPNLINAITPNGDNINDYIDYSALAYKKNLVFVIYDRYGNKLYEADKTRNYKWDGTAGGKKILTATYWYTISWNENDKNNTPTKYSGWVLVKNRE; from the coding sequence ATGAATAAAAAATTACTGTTTTATTTCTCCCTCGTTTTATTTTGCTTATCCGGAAAACTTTTATCCCAAACTTATCAATTAACAGGCAATCCCGTAAATACTACGGGCTGGACAATGGTTTCCCCTACGCAAGTAAGCACTGATTTTATCCAGCTTACCCCTGACACTAATAACCAATCAGGATCAATCAGGCTAAATGATCCCATTAACTTAAAATACTGTGATAAATGGAGAGTTGAATTTGATTTTAGAATGGATTCTAACCAAACCGCCAACGGAGACGGCCTTGCATTTTGGTACCTGGCAAATCCGCCAGTAGCAAGTGTATTAGGATCCGGCCTTGGAGTTTCCCAAAATGCAGTAGGACTTATTGTAGGTCTTGATACTTACAACAATACTACTACAGCTGTAATGAGCAAGGTACACGTTGCCTATGGACAAGTTGCTAATACAACCGACAGCAATAATGTAGAGTTTTTTAATGTTGCAGGAAGCTCTTTCCATTCCCCAGATCTGAATACAACACAACCTTTTCAAGGAACAACCTACAAACACGTTGAAGTAACAGCAGAGGTAAATCCAGCTGCTCCCACAAGCTGGATAATAAAAATAACTATTGATGGCAATATAATCTGCAACCAATCTTTTGCGCCATCAGGTGCCGCCGCTGCAATGACTATTGGATATTTCGGATTTTCGGCTTCTACAGGAGGAAACAGATCAAGACATTCTATTAAAAATGTAAAAATCTACACCGATAAAGTCCCTATTTTACAAAATAGCGTAACACAGTCTTTTTGTCCAAATCCAACCACTGGATCAGCAAACGTAAATTTAACATCTTACAATAATCAATTTGTGGCTAATCCCTCTAACTACACCTTTACATATTATGTTTTAGGAAGCTCCACACCAATTGCCACTCCGACGAATTATCAGTATAATGCAAATACAACGATAACGGTTGTCATTAAAGATAATGCAGGAGTATTGTGTGACAACGCTGACGGAAAAATAATCCTGTCACTTTCTCCATTCAGTGCCAATAATGTTACGCTTACCGAATGTAACAACAACAATATTGGGTCTGCTATATTTAATCTTACAGCAGCCAATGTAACAGGAGTCCCCGGAGTTACAAAGAAGTACTATAAAACAATGGCTGACCTTAATGCAGGAACCAATGAGATTACCACTCCTGCCGCATACACTTCTTCAGCAGGGATTGTTTTTGTAAAGGTAACGACACCGCAAGGATGTACCGGCACCGCACAAATCACCTTGAGCTTCCATCCTCTGGCAGTCGTAAACGAAGCAACACTGCGGTCTTGTTTTATTGAATCAGCACCTACAACCGGGGCGTTTAATTTAACCACTGCCAATATATCCTCACAAACAGGAATCATTAAAAAATATTACACGACTTTAAGCAATGCATTAAGCGGTACTAGTGAGATCGCAAATCCGGCAGCCTACGTTTCAACAAACACAGTTATTTATGTAAGAGTAACAGATACAAATGGATGCTTCATTATCACCAAGATTAATCTCATTGTTATACCTCCAGTGTATTCGGCGGTTTTAAAAGATAAGATCATCTGTGTAGATGCTAGGACAACTTTAGATGCCGGCCCCGGATTTGACAGCTATGAATGGAGCACCGGTGCAACCACACAGTCTATTTCCAATATTCCCGTCGGGATTTACTGGGTAAAATTGAAAACCGGAAACTGCTTTACCATACAGCCTGTAAAAGTAACAGCCTCAGTTCAGCCTGTTATCTCAAGTATAGATATAACTAACAACACGATTACAGTAAATATAAATGGCGGGACACCTCCATATAAGTATTCTTTAGATGGAATCAACTGGCAGGACTCTAATGTATTCAGCGGTCTTTCAAGAGGAGAACATAAAGTTTTTGTAAAGGATTTTTACAACTGTGAACCCATTCAGGTACAGATTACAGTACCTAATCTAATTAATGCGATCACTCCAAACGGAGACAATATTAATGATTACATCGATTACTCCGCTTTAGCTTACAAGAAAAATTTAGTATTTGTAATTTATGACAGATATGGAAATAAGCTTTATGAAGCCGATAAAACAAGAAATTACAAATGGGACGGAACAGCGGGAGGCAAAAAAATTCTTACTGCGACCTATTGGTACACCATATCATGGAATGAAAATGATAAAAACAATACTCCAACTAAATATTCTGGCTGGGTATTGGTAAAAAATAGAGAATAA
- the rnhA gene encoding ribonuclease HI, translated as MRIEIYTDGACSGNPGKGGYGILMRVPEKNYQKTFSKGFRKTTNNRMELLAVITALEKLKSTDNDIHVFTDSKYVSDAINQNWISGWVKRGWKNVKNPDLWQRFIVLFNQHNPKMHWIKGHAGHFENELCDRLAVAATNSINLEVDTYFENLENNSLF; from the coding sequence TTGAGAATCGAAATATATACTGACGGTGCCTGCAGCGGAAACCCCGGAAAGGGCGGCTATGGAATTCTTATGCGCGTTCCCGAAAAAAACTATCAAAAAACTTTTTCTAAAGGCTTCAGAAAAACTACTAACAACAGAATGGAACTTCTTGCTGTGATCACTGCCTTGGAGAAATTAAAATCTACAGACAATGATATTCATGTTTTCACCGACAGCAAATATGTATCTGATGCTATTAATCAGAACTGGATTTCGGGGTGGGTAAAACGGGGCTGGAAAAATGTAAAAAATCCTGATCTATGGCAGAGATTTATTGTTCTTTTTAACCAGCATAATCCAAAAATGCACTGGATAAAAGGGCACGCCGGCCATTTTGAAAATGAGCTTTGTGACAGACTCGCTGTAGCTGCAACTAATTCTATCAATCTGGAAGTGGATACCTATTTTGAAAACCTTGAAAATAATTCACTTTTTTAA
- the dnaB gene encoding replicative DNA helicase yields MAQKETLSSLTHGNFAKELSIADGKMPPNAVDFERLVIGTFLIDKKGLDHSIDLLTPEVFYDPRHQVIFSTILKLYEGNHPVDLMTIIQELKKEDKLNSAGGDHYIIELTMGVSSSAHIEYHVRVILEKYILRSLINVSANVIDSSYKESTDVFELLDKAEQSFFEITNGTIKKGFDTANSLVKQAIDTIKSLKDKEGLSGVPSGFSGVDKETGGWQNSDLIIIAARPAMGKTAFLLSMARNIAVGHKIPMALFSLEMASVQLITRMIASETGISSEKLRKGTMSDEEWQRLFSNVSELENAPLYIDETPSLSIFDFRAKCRRLVMQHGVRIIMVDYLQLMTASSGGKGGGNREQEIAMISRSLKAIAKELNVPVIALSQLSRSVETRPGKRPQLSDLRESGAIEQDADIVSFIFRPEYYKITVWDNDEEGQESSTENQAELIIAKHRNGATADVRMSFMKNIAKFGDLEMTGNTGYGYPSSSNFGQQNETSGFDKIKTTIQPGAAFDLPDNSQLSGSSMNDFDDDEDFPF; encoded by the coding sequence ATGGCGCAGAAAGAAACACTATCATCTCTTACACATGGAAACTTTGCAAAAGAATTGTCTATTGCAGATGGGAAAATGCCTCCCAATGCTGTAGATTTTGAAAGACTGGTAATCGGAACTTTTTTAATTGATAAAAAAGGTCTTGACCATTCTATCGATCTTCTTACCCCTGAAGTTTTCTATGATCCGAGACACCAGGTTATTTTTTCTACCATTTTAAAACTGTATGAAGGAAACCACCCGGTTGACTTAATGACTATCATTCAAGAGCTTAAAAAAGAAGACAAACTCAACTCAGCAGGCGGCGACCATTATATCATCGAGCTGACAATGGGAGTCAGCTCATCCGCCCATATTGAATACCATGTCCGTGTAATTCTTGAAAAATATATCTTAAGAAGTTTAATAAATGTTTCTGCTAACGTTATTGATTCCTCTTATAAAGAATCAACAGATGTTTTTGAGCTTTTAGATAAAGCTGAACAGTCATTTTTTGAAATCACCAACGGTACTATTAAAAAGGGCTTTGATACTGCGAATTCTTTAGTAAAACAAGCGATTGACACTATTAAATCTTTAAAAGATAAAGAAGGACTGTCCGGAGTTCCATCTGGATTCAGCGGTGTAGATAAAGAGACAGGGGGCTGGCAGAATTCCGACCTTATCATTATTGCGGCACGTCCCGCGATGGGAAAAACAGCATTTCTTCTTTCAATGGCAAGAAATATTGCAGTCGGTCACAAAATTCCGATGGCATTATTCTCCCTGGAGATGGCATCTGTACAGCTTATCACAAGGATGATTGCTTCTGAAACAGGAATTTCATCTGAAAAACTAAGAAAAGGAACCATGTCTGATGAAGAATGGCAGCGTCTTTTTTCTAATGTTTCTGAATTAGAAAATGCTCCTCTTTATATCGACGAAACTCCTTCCCTTTCTATATTCGACTTCCGTGCAAAATGCCGAAGACTAGTGATGCAGCATGGGGTAAGAATCATCATGGTGGATTACCTTCAGCTGATGACCGCAAGCAGCGGCGGAAAAGGCGGCGGAAACCGTGAACAGGAAATTGCAATGATCTCCCGATCATTAAAAGCAATCGCAAAAGAATTAAATGTACCTGTAATTGCTCTTTCCCAGCTTTCAAGAAGTGTGGAAACGCGTCCGGGAAAAAGACCTCAGCTTTCTGACCTTAGGGAATCTGGAGCTATTGAGCAGGATGCCGATATTGTATCTTTCATCTTCAGACCCGAATATTATAAAATTACCGTTTGGGATAACGATGAAGAAGGACAGGAAAGTTCTACAGAAAATCAAGCGGAACTTATTATTGCAAAACATAGAAATGGTGCTACAGCTGATGTAAGAATGTCTTTCATGAAAAATATTGCAAAGTTCGGCGATCTGGAAATGACAGGAAATACAGGCTACGGATATCCTTCATCATCTAATTTTGGCCAGCAGAATGAGACAAGCGGTTTTGATAAAATAAAAACGACCATCCAGCCGGGTGCTGCATTTGACCTGCCAGACAATTCACAGCTTTCAGGATCTTCTATGAATGATTTTGATGATGACGAAGATTTCCCTTTTTAA
- a CDS encoding T9SS type B sorting domain-containing protein, which translates to MRKSLLLLIFLLSQLYYSQSDCISAIPVCGNSNISYTPSGPGTILENLSNPGCLMQNEHFSVWYSFTVATTGTLAFTIDANVNSDDYDFAVYGPNITCAAMGPPIRCNYAGSSPTGNTGLELTPTGSSYWEAALNVVAGETYYLIIDNFQSTANGFSLTWTGTASLTSPFNDPALTPHPFVTPGVPAANPADPNEILKCQLPMQFDFTTLTTGILNGNPNFTVTYHDNQNDAITGNSPLTVATINGTTVYYYRIVYQDPTNPANPINGCFQTGKFKFRQGNIVPKNATLSACNNNGAGTGTFNLTLADVFDGVGSIKKYYPTLNDLNAGTNEITNPAAYVSGEKTVYVKVTSSEGCTANGTIALTFYPVVVVTPALLESCYIENNITSGVFDLASAAVTPTLPGTTKVYYKTLSDALALTNPIGSPGVYISTSGEVYVRVTSDRQCFAITKITLKVLPPVKSAVLKDQTICMEDKTTLDAGPGFDGYEWSTGATTQSITNVGVGAYWVKLKTGKCFTVQQVNVYSSQQPVISTVDITNNTITVNILGGKAPYKYSLDGINWQESNVFSGLPRGEVKIYVKDAYDCIPVETQITVPNLINAITPNGDNVNDYIDYSALSYKKNLIFVVYDRYGNKLYEADKMRDYKWDGTAFGKKIITGTYWYTITWNENDKNSTPTKYSGWVLVKNRE; encoded by the coding sequence ATGAGAAAATCACTACTTCTTTTAATTTTCCTTTTATCACAACTATATTACTCGCAGTCAGACTGTATCAGTGCTATTCCGGTATGTGGAAACTCCAACATATCGTACACTCCTTCCGGTCCGGGTACTATTTTGGAAAATTTATCCAATCCAGGATGCCTAATGCAGAATGAGCATTTTTCTGTATGGTACTCTTTTACAGTAGCCACTACTGGAACACTGGCATTTACTATCGACGCGAATGTAAACTCTGATGATTACGATTTTGCAGTTTACGGTCCTAATATCACCTGTGCAGCTATGGGCCCGCCAATAAGATGTAACTATGCAGGATCCAGCCCTACCGGTAATACAGGACTTGAATTAACCCCAACAGGCTCGTCCTACTGGGAAGCAGCTCTGAATGTTGTAGCTGGAGAAACATACTATTTAATTATTGACAACTTTCAAAGTACTGCTAATGGTTTTTCTTTAACATGGACTGGTACAGCTTCTCTGACCTCACCATTTAATGATCCCGCATTAACACCACACCCATTCGTAACTCCAGGAGTTCCGGCAGCAAACCCTGCTGATCCAAATGAAATCCTTAAATGCCAGCTGCCCATGCAGTTTGATTTCACGACTTTAACCACTGGAATTTTAAATGGGAATCCTAACTTTACGGTTACTTATCACGATAATCAAAATGACGCAATCACAGGAAACTCTCCTCTTACAGTAGCTACTATAAACGGAACCACTGTATATTATTATAGAATAGTATATCAGGATCCTACTAACCCGGCCAACCCGATTAACGGTTGTTTCCAGACCGGAAAATTTAAATTCAGGCAGGGAAATATTGTCCCCAAAAATGCAACACTCTCTGCATGTAACAACAATGGAGCTGGGACAGGGACATTTAATCTGACACTTGCAGATGTTTTTGACGGCGTAGGTTCAATAAAAAAATATTACCCTACACTAAATGATTTAAATGCAGGAACTAACGAGATAACAAACCCAGCAGCCTACGTTTCAGGAGAAAAAACAGTGTATGTAAAAGTAACTTCTTCAGAAGGATGTACAGCAAACGGCACAATTGCCCTTACTTTCTATCCAGTAGTTGTAGTAACACCTGCTTTACTTGAATCTTGTTATATAGAAAATAACATTACAAGCGGTGTTTTTGATCTGGCATCAGCTGCAGTTACCCCTACGCTCCCGGGAACTACCAAAGTATATTACAAAACATTAAGTGATGCATTAGCTCTTACTAATCCTATTGGAAGTCCTGGAGTTTACATCTCAACAAGCGGCGAAGTATACGTAAGAGTAACAAGCGACAGACAGTGTTTTGCAATTACTAAAATCACTCTTAAAGTTTTACCTCCTGTAAAATCAGCTGTTTTAAAAGATCAGACGATCTGTATGGAAGACAAAACAACTTTAGATGCAGGTCCTGGTTTCGACGGATATGAATGGAGCACCGGCGCTACTACACAGTCAATTACAAATGTGGGAGTAGGTGCATATTGGGTAAAACTAAAAACAGGTAAATGTTTCACTGTACAGCAGGTAAATGTATATTCTTCACAACAGCCGGTTATTTCAACTGTTGACATTACAAACAATACTATTACAGTAAATATATTAGGAGGAAAGGCACCTTATAAATATTCTTTAGACGGTATCAACTGGCAGGAATCTAATGTATTCAGCGGTCTTCCAAGAGGTGAAGTCAAAATATATGTAAAAGATGCTTACGACTGTATTCCTGTTGAAACACAGATAACAGTTCCAAATCTTATTAATGCGATTACTCCAAACGGAGACAACGTAAATGATTACATCGACTACTCTGCGCTATCATACAAGAAAAACCTAATTTTTGTTGTATATGACAGATATGGAAATAAACTTTACGAAGCAGATAAAATGAGAGACTACAAATGGGATGGAACTGCTTTCGGCAAGAAAATCATTACAGGAACTTACTGGTATACCATAACCTGGAATGAAAATGACAAAAACAGCACCCCTACAAAATACAGCGGATGGGTACTCGTAAAAAACAGAGAATAA
- a CDS encoding T9SS type B sorting domain-containing protein, which produces MKKTLLIFLVILSQIFSAQSDCPTALAVCGNSSLSYTPSGPGNILETLGGCLSGEHYSVWYTFTASTSGTLTFLITPNAQADYDWAVYGPNKTCGNLGTPLRCSYASTANGILTGLNMTSTDLTQGAGGSGFCKYLDVIAGETYYLIVDNFSANTNGFVLTWGGSATLSSPFTSAIQPNPFIAPGQPNATPGGPNEVIVCTEPAVFDFSTLSAGIINGNPNFVVSYHTNANDALTGNSPIITPQTVNSTTVYYYSISYSDPANPNSPISKCKQTGTFKFKLGNITATNVTLTQCNNNNAGTAVFDLTTAAVFPDPTAIKKYYPTMNDLNAGTNEITNPYAYVSSTGVVFVNVTTLQGCSATAQITLSFYPVVVVNEATLRSCFIESNPSTASFNLTAATVTAQTGTKTYYPSVTDAVNGTNQILNPTTYIAPNGVVYVKVTSAQGCYAVAKVTLIVLPPVKSAVLIDKIICIEDKTTLDAGPGFNGYEWSTGATTQAINNVGVGTYWVKLKTGDCITTQTVKVYASEQPVVSNIDIANNTVTVFVTGGTPPYKYSMDNINWQDSNVFTNVPRGDNMIYVKDGYDCEPIQIGIVVPNLVNVITPNGDGVNDVIDYSALSGKQGLVLSIFDRYGNKIYQADKTNGYKWDGTTNGGKKVPTGNYWYSVTWNENDKHNTPFKFSGWILVKNRE; this is translated from the coding sequence ATGAAAAAAACTCTATTAATTTTTCTGGTGATATTATCTCAGATATTTTCTGCACAGTCCGACTGTCCTACAGCACTTGCTGTTTGTGGAAACTCTAGTCTTTCCTACACGCCAAGCGGACCTGGAAATATCTTAGAGACTCTAGGCGGATGTCTGTCTGGAGAACACTATTCGGTATGGTACACGTTCACTGCTTCAACAAGCGGAACGCTTACATTTTTAATTACTCCGAATGCTCAGGCTGATTATGACTGGGCAGTTTATGGACCTAATAAAACATGTGGCAACCTTGGAACTCCTTTAAGATGTTCTTATGCTTCAACAGCAAACGGAATCTTAACAGGATTAAATATGACTTCAACGGATCTTACACAGGGAGCAGGCGGAAGCGGCTTCTGTAAGTATCTTGATGTAATCGCTGGAGAAACATACTATTTAATAGTAGATAACTTCTCTGCAAACACTAACGGATTTGTATTGACTTGGGGAGGCTCAGCTACATTATCTTCTCCATTTACAAGCGCAATACAGCCTAACCCATTCATTGCACCTGGACAGCCAAATGCAACTCCGGGAGGGCCAAACGAGGTGATCGTATGTACAGAGCCTGCAGTTTTCGATTTCAGCACCTTATCAGCTGGAATCATTAACGGTAATCCTAATTTTGTTGTATCATATCATACAAATGCTAATGATGCATTAACAGGAAACAGCCCTATCATAACTCCTCAGACTGTTAACAGTACTACTGTTTATTATTACAGCATCAGCTATTCTGATCCTGCCAACCCAAACAGTCCGATCAGTAAATGTAAACAAACGGGTACTTTTAAATTTAAACTAGGAAATATTACAGCCACCAATGTTACATTAACACAATGTAACAATAACAATGCAGGCACAGCAGTGTTTGACTTGACAACGGCAGCTGTTTTTCCAGATCCTACGGCCATTAAGAAGTACTACCCTACAATGAATGACCTTAATGCGGGGACTAATGAAATTACAAATCCTTACGCTTATGTATCTTCAACAGGTGTTGTGTTTGTAAACGTAACAACTCTTCAAGGGTGTTCGGCTACAGCCCAGATCACATTAAGTTTCTACCCTGTTGTCGTTGTAAATGAAGCAACGTTAAGATCTTGTTTCATTGAATCGAATCCTTCAACAGCTTCATTCAATCTTACAGCTGCTACAGTAACCGCACAGACAGGGACTAAAACCTATTATCCTTCTGTAACGGATGCAGTAAACGGAACTAATCAAATTTTAAATCCAACAACATACATCGCTCCAAACGGTGTAGTATACGTAAAAGTAACAAGTGCACAGGGATGTTATGCAGTAGCAAAAGTGACGCTGATCGTACTTCCGCCTGTAAAATCAGCGGTATTGATTGACAAGATCATCTGTATTGAAGATAAAACTACACTGGATGCAGGTCCTGGATTCAACGGATACGAATGGAGCACCGGCGCAACTACGCAGGCTATCAACAACGTAGGAGTTGGCACTTACTGGGTAAAATTAAAAACAGGAGACTGTATCACAACGCAGACTGTAAAAGTATATGCCTCTGAGCAGCCTGTTGTTTCTAATATTGATATTGCAAACAACACAGTTACTGTATTTGTAACAGGAGGAACACCGCCTTACAAATATTCAATGGACAATATTAACTGGCAGGATTCTAATGTATTCACTAATGTTCCTAGGGGCGACAATATGATTTATGTAAAAGACGGTTATGACTGTGAGCCTATCCAGATAGGAATTGTTGTTCCAAACTTAGTGAATGTAATTACTCCAAACGGAGATGGTGTTAATGATGTAATTGATTATTCTGCATTATCCGGAAAACAAGGTTTAGTATTAAGCATTTTTGACAGATATGGAAATAAGATCTACCAGGCAGATAAAACCAACGGATACAAATGGGATGGAACCACCAATGGAGGTAAAAAAGTTCCTACCGGAAACTATTGGTATTCTGTAACTTGGAATGAAAATGACAAACACAATACTCCGTTCAAATTCTCAGGATGGATATTAGTAAAAAACAGAGAATAA
- a CDS encoding MFS transporter, with protein MISFTPLKTLQNIEFRNLLTGRFFIVLAFRMLATLLGWWVYQLTKDPFSIGLIGLSEVIPAVSCALYAGHVIDTNEKKRLLLICNYSYVFLISLLLIPAFLNVQMHFNGHQITYFIYGVIFFTGIARAFIGPIVPSMIPKIVKKENLPNAVTLNQATFLISSVCGHAAGGFLIAFFGVKWTLLVIISLIIIASLFFWQLNKQYSEYRKDTVNVMESMREGISYIFKTKEILGALCLDMFAVLFGGAVAMIPVFASDILKVGAEGFGLLNAASDIGSMCIITMLSIIPLRKNQGKILLAVVTGFGLCIIGFGLSHLYWLSFMFLVLSGMLDGISVVIRGTIVQLKTPDHIRGRVLSVNSIFIMSSNEMGQFESGLSAKLLGVVRSVIFGGTMTVLIALIVGSTNPKLRKMQY; from the coding sequence ATGATATCTTTTACGCCGTTAAAAACATTACAAAATATTGAATTCAGGAATCTTCTTACGGGAAGATTCTTTATTGTTTTAGCCTTTAGGATGCTTGCCACACTGCTTGGATGGTGGGTTTATCAACTCACGAAGGATCCTTTTTCAATAGGTTTAATCGGACTTTCAGAAGTCATTCCAGCGGTGAGCTGTGCGCTGTACGCCGGGCATGTAATTGACACGAATGAAAAAAAGAGACTTCTTTTAATATGCAATTACTCCTACGTTTTCCTGATAAGCCTATTACTTATTCCTGCTTTCCTAAATGTACAGATGCATTTCAACGGCCATCAGATCACGTATTTCATCTACGGCGTTATTTTTTTCACCGGAATTGCTAGAGCCTTCATCGGCCCGATTGTTCCTTCGATGATTCCTAAAATCGTAAAAAAAGAAAATCTGCCTAACGCTGTCACCTTAAACCAAGCCACTTTTCTGATATCATCTGTATGCGGACATGCTGCAGGAGGCTTCTTAATCGCCTTTTTTGGGGTAAAGTGGACACTTCTTGTTATTATTTCATTAATCATTATCGCCTCTCTTTTTTTCTGGCAGCTTAACAAGCAGTATTCTGAATACAGGAAGGATACGGTAAATGTAATGGAAAGTATGCGTGAGGGGATTTCTTATATATTTAAAACTAAAGAGATTTTAGGTGCTTTATGCCTGGATATGTTTGCCGTTCTTTTCGGAGGAGCTGTTGCGATGATTCCTGTATTTGCAAGTGATATTCTAAAAGTAGGGGCAGAAGGTTTTGGATTATTAAATGCAGCATCCGATATCGGTTCAATGTGTATTATCACTATGCTGTCTATTATTCCATTACGGAAAAATCAGGGTAAAATATTACTGGCAGTAGTTACAGGCTTTGGATTATGTATTATCGGATTCGGCCTCTCCCATCTTTACTGGCTTTCCTTCATGTTTTTAGTATTAAGCGGAATGCTGGACGGCATTTCTGTAGTAATACGAGGTACTATTGTCCAATTAAAAACACCAGACCATATAAGAGGAAGGGTATTGAGCGTAAATTCTATATTTATTATGTCCAGTAATGAAATGGGACAATTTGAGAGCGGACTATCAGCTAAGCTGTTAGGAGTGGTGCGTTCGGTAATATTTGGCGGCACTATGACTGTTCTTATCGCACTTATTGTAGGAAGTACAAATCCTAAGCTAAGGAAAATGCAATATTGA